The Vigna angularis cultivar LongXiaoDou No.4 chromosome 6, ASM1680809v1, whole genome shotgun sequence genome contains the following window.
ctctattacagacttaatcccctcgtcctctgaaaacttccagaatatcccctttgcaaaatttgaaattcttccaactctcttctctcaaaaattttctaagttctttggtgtaaattttcagcctcctccccttggctatttatagcaaaaaaatttactattcatttttactattcattttaactattcatttttttattcattttactattacaaaaataatttttttatttgcaattggctaaattctgatctcaaagctacgtggaacacttatcctttccaaaaatatttttatttattatttttttttttactattcactttttactattcaccttttactattcacaatttactattcactttttttttttttttttttatctagtatttaacttacaaatatttttcaaggatcttacacgTACCACTACTAGTTTGAGTATTCGCGCCACTCGTAGTCTTTGAGTACCCACACCATTCTTGATATTAGGCAACCCTGCCTatatttcctttgagtatttgCACCGCTCCTGATACTAAGCAACCCTGCCCAGATTTCCCtcgagtattcgcaccactcctagtactaAGCAACCTTGCCTAGATTTCCCTTAagtatttgcaccactcctggtactaaGCAACTCTAcctagatttccttaactcaATATGAGTTTAGTtgtaagtgttttaattctctgcAAAATTGCAAGCaacgattgcttacaagtcgttcAGACTATTACTATCGTAGAGAGGATATGATTACAATATAAAGCAGTCTAAACACTTGCatgtgtttctctctttcttacaaTCAGTAAGCAATATaacaatgaagcttgagagttttcttttctcctcttctcttttctcttgttctctttttctgctaagatatattctttttcttgagctctttcttttcttctcttttgaacACTTCTAAGGATAAATATTTCTTTGTAAGATTTTCTCTTGCTATCCtctcttgatttttctttcgaaagctcttctatttaaaggcttcttGAATAAATGTCTGTTAGACTGAGCGTTCGCCTTGATTCTtgtgctttctctttcttcgtATACAACAGTCGTTGGATAGGTCAACTTGTCAGATAAGACATGCTTTTTTAGTACTTTGTTTGAAGTAGTAGTGTGTCCGTTTATGCATGGTTCAAGTGAAGAACATTATgtgaatatctcttttgtctctaacgtccacttCTGATATTTTGATCTAAAGTTTTGTGGATGCATGTAGATAACTTATCTATAGAGAGTACAATAAATTTTGCATGCAATAGATATGtctttttttatcacttttgttgtttttgaagattaagcatttaatgtcgtttaatgcttgctcagaacaacaaagtgtgTTTTGATTTCCTACCGTTAAGGCAACATTTGGCAATTAAGATTTCCTCTTAAAGATACCAAGCATTGAGTAAAGACTTCATCGTTGGATAAAGTTTTGTTTTAGATCATGGTATTGTTTAGACAAGTAAACACTTCTTGtgatataatgtttttttagacAGACAACATTTaactttgtttgttttcttttaatgttttatgcttttaatCTTTTAGTGTCTTTTGTCAAAGACATCgtcataacatttttttttccgaGAGCTAAACTGAATACCCTTTGGGTATGATAAGCATTAAGTGTTTAACTTTAACTCTCTTAGACACTTTATGCATAATAACAATTTAGCACATCGTCTGGGTGTTTTTACATAGATGTTTTTCTAATTCCTAAGAACCTAAGTCATTTCCTAAGGTTTTTTATGTTGGGGATTTAGATTCTAAGTCTTGTGTTTTCATCCTCagttatttttagattattgtctcattttaatgttatttggttaaacttcaaaacatgaaagAGTTTAGGCACATAGACAATTTTTTCTTAACACAACCTGCTTGAGTTATTTAGCTCGGAGGAGCTTATCCTATTAGCTTTCCacttttatttgattagttTCTCCAATAGAGTAAGTTTTTTTCCCACCTTTTACTTAGTTTGTGTATTCTTATGTGCATGTAGATCATCTTGGTTCACATGTAGTGTTTGAGTTTTCTATAAGAGTCTTTATTGATAAGTGGTTTAATGGTGTGTTGAtcgtgtttgtgttgttcatgtttgtgttgttcatagGAGCAAATAGAACTTCCTGTGTGTTTGAAGGTGTTTTTAGGAATTCTTGAGTTATTAGTCTATCTTTCAAGTTAGGGAAGCTAATTgtattgttttaagttttagaCATCTTTAAATTTGTGATTTACATGAttgagttgtatgatgaagtttgACTTGTTGAATTTGGTTGTTTTGAATGTTTTCCTTGTGGTTTATCTTGTGTGAGTTTATGTTGGTTGAGGATTTTAGAATCTAATCAATTGAACCAATTAGTATGTGTCCTGacattaaaagttatttttgacCTAAGTACTAAGAAGGGAATATCAATTTGGCCATTTGAACATGTTTCGATTTTCAAAATCACGTAATTTAATCTGATGCAGCGTTGAGCGATGATAAGCTGGCATTGAGTGCTAGATCATTATGTAGGTCTGGGAGCATTCTAGCTTTAAATCGTTGAGTGTCACTCTCGTATTGCTGAGCATGTGAAAATGTGAATACTTTGATGTTAAACAATAGTAGGGCACCGTTGAACGCCATGTTTCATTATAGGTCAAGAGCATTTTGTTCCAAGATGCTGAGCGAGGAGGGTTTCATCGagcgcgactttttgcgagaagaaTGACGTTAAGCGCTAGAATTGTCACTAATTACCACCTTTTACGTGAAGCCTAGCGTTGGGCACCACTTTTGAGCGCCAATGTACATGTTTGAGTTTTCTTATTCCATGgttgtttgaaatgaatttgcAATGTGCTTTATCCATGTCTAAAAGTATATAGTCTTTATTCATGTATGAAATTGTAATGATGATGAGTATGGTATATGTGTTGGTttaattccatatatttcaTGGGGGAGGGGGTTTTTATGATGGTATTTCATTTgtgtatgtattgatatatTGATTTAGTATTAGTAGTTATCATGTCGCTCTAATAACCATCTAATGTGAAGTAGAAGGGCAGGGTATGTGGTGAGAGgtgtaggaggtcctagtctaaaGGCTTTACCTTGGCCAAAGATAGTTGacaaactaaccttgtgtatggtAGCTTGAGTGGGTGAGTTCTTCCACCACCAGAAGTGCATAACTTACTAGAGTATGATATTAATACATGTATTCAGCTGGTCGAGTCTAGTACGAGTATTTGTATGTGCTAGGGTTGGTGATATGACTAATTTATGTGTTAATATCTCTATACTTGTtgtatgatttcttttttcgCATATTAGCTTATCCtttcttttgtgtttgtttttgtttatgtgTTTTCTCtatttgcaatgatcaccttagtGGTGTGAACATATGAGAATGTAATTGTTGATTTAGTGTAGGACATGATGTAATAATATAGTGTTAGAAAAATCTAGTTatgtatctattttttttaaaaacattattatactTTAAATCAGTGTAATACGATCATatgatgtatatatataattgatattataattatatttgatataactataataaaataatatatatatatatatatatatatatataaatttttttgatgtGATTTCTTTTAATAGTTGTATAATAGAATGTTACATTAGCCAATAAATTTATGATAtcacttaattttaatttaaatatctaaataacattttatcaataataagtAACTGTAATAATTATTTACGAATTGAATATtaatctatttaaatttataattaattagaataTTCATCTCTATTATCTTAAGTATTTATTAACAACATTTATATAACCATTCTTTCACCAATTACATTTATAACCATATATAATTATAgcatttaaacataattatacaaataccattacatatttaaatataataataatcatactaattttttaatataattttttttttaaaaagcacCAGAATACATTATAAGTTGTATGCacacaattttttcttttcatcgtCTTCATAAGAAGTTTATCGTCATcaagatgttttttttatatagttaaaaacaatatttctaATAATTTGTTCATGTTTTTAAACaagacttttaatttttttttaaaatatatagtaaaatttgtagtttaaaatattagctatttttcaaaaaagttaaaaaaaaagttctatTAAAAGAAAAGCATACTTAATTACACACGTCTATGCCATAATGTATACATTATCATATAGCTTTTACACATGGTCCTACATCCCAAAGTTGTCAACTAAACCCTAACaggagaagaaaaaagagaagttatcgaaagatattttatcttttgtattatctttttATCCAAATTTCCTTCCTCAAACATGCACCACAAATGAATAGAGAACTCCCACAAAAATGCAACCATACCCACCAATTGTCTAAACAAAACAGTGTTCTAACCTCCAAATAGCTTCTAAGTTGAAGAGAAAAGGGTCTGAGGAAAAGTTTTCAACCTGCTGAAGATTTTCTGGTTTTGGTGAGTTCAATTTGGTATGCAACTCTTGAAATATATCCACTTTCATAACCAATTTTGTAAAAGCTATTCATTGGtgcatttttcattttacagAAGTGAGCATggctttctccttttcttcttgtgCAATCACAAAGCCATTTTTGGGGGTCCAAGAGAGAAGGTTGAATTGTGAAGTTCTGAAGAAAAATGATGTTTCTGCTTTGATAAAGTGTTCATCTAAAGAGTCTTCAGAATTGCCAGAAAAAGGGTCTAAGTTGGGGATTGGTTCTCCCATTATTTTCATTGAAGCTCCCAAGATGATTAAAACTGCAGCCACCATGCCCTGTCTCAGGGTTAACACTGGCCAAGTTAAAGCTGGTGATGTTGGAAGGTATTTCACCTCGTcatcaacaaatttaatttcaaatttgaaattagaaaatttAGTGAATATCACttctaaattataaaaggaaatatGATGTGAAATctattaaaaattgtaatttcaaATTCACTTACTGATAGAACATTGGAAAGGATAGTGTTTGAGAGATTGTTTCCAGTGATATTTTCTATTTGTATAGTTGATATGAAAATTTTGGTTGATTTCACTTGCAACAAAGGAGAAATGATATCAACAAAGCTTATATTGTTCATAAACATGgtgttagaaataaaattttggtttatGTTAATCTAACCCGTTGAGGTGGGAAGGTTGGTTTGATGTACTATTTGTTTGATAGTGTATATAAATTTGAGCAGCAAATGCTTATAATAAGCTATGCTATTGGGTTGGATTGAAGTAACAGTACCATAATACACACagaatatagaaataaaatcatcataaaaatataaatttttttaagaaatttatatttaaaaaaaaaagtgaacaaTAGTATtacataaatgtaaaaaatttaaaggtgtaaaaaatgttaattggGTTGTTACTTGGTGCAGGATTATCTCAAGAAAACCCAAAGATGTTTGGGCTGTGAGGCTCAGAATTGGAACTTATCTCATAGATGGGAAATATTTCAAGCCCTTGGATCTGGCTGAGTCAAACTGAACAGTGACCGAGAAAATAGAAATTGGAGACAATATTTTGTATATCTTGTGCTGCATTGTGTAAATTAGTTAGTACattatatgaaattaatgttttttgtctttaaaataaatatagaaaatatccCAACCTCCTGATTTGtaatcattatattatatattattataatagtagagtttatatttaacttaatcacataaaataggtttttaaaataaaatctgtaatctgtttatatgttattttttattatatggaTAGTTGAtgtgaaattttcaaaactctgttttaaattatacactttcttaaattgaaaaaaatttcaatcatgAAATCAAATACTTGTGGGCCATTAAATAGAAGTGGCTGATGAAACaatattcttaataaatttaattaggaTAGACCATGAATTGCTCTTATACATCTTAGTAATTTGGTTTATGcgtaaacttttttaaataagaatcaattcatttGTAACCATATAACttaaagataattattataaattttacaatatttaatcatataaaaaaataataaggggatattataatttttttttgcattattaatatacgatgaataataattaaatctttcaaactttttataaaaaaaattccagtctttatattttaaaatattaatttttaacttttataaattattttatttaagttatagttaacatattaattattaaataaataagaaatatgtAAGAGGCtaatttagtctttaaaataatagaaaacttTATTAAATTCCTGAAtgtgtaaaaaatttaaatacatttctaatattacaatttaataaaaaaacactatACAGTCAACCATTATTATATCAgtccaaaaattatattttatctttttcagaAATTAACAATGTAATATAATTGGAAGATCTTTTACacatttagaaactaaaataactatttttgtctataaatgttcgaataatttatttttttttcaaaatttagggTATGTTCTCGAGGAAGAGTGAGtgaatttgagaataaattGTTACTTTTTAAGGAATTTTGGAGTGATAGATaatgaatttagaagtaaaatttatgaaagtttatgagagatttgattgatgttttGAAGTATGTTAAGATAGGAATAGtgtgttaagacaagatcgtttATAAGATAGGATCGTTTATAAGATAGGATCGTCTAACACTTTCATGTTTTAAAgtataataaacaaaatgagTATTTGACAAAGTATAATTcctatataataaatatagttgAATGAAAGATGTTGTATGAAACAACTGTTACAACATCTGAACgaacaaagaaaaagttttagTAAACTAGGACCAAACGATTCTATTGATAATAGACTCACTATTAAACGATGTATTATTATGAAAAGGTCAATCCATGATGATTAAGTAAACGCATTGTTAAGTAATGTCTTATTAAACATGTTATTATGATAGTAGAGCATCATTAGACAATATCTTTGATAAACACACTTCTTCTGTATCTTGTTAAACAAAGCAACATGTGCTACATAATGTTTTTCAACGTGCTAAAGTTGTAAACAACGCTTCAAacaaaatatgttgaaaaacaCTTTCCTAAACGCGCTCTAGTACTAAACACAGATTATTAAACGAAGCGCTAAACGATACCTTGATACAAAAGGTTATTTTCATCCAACGATGAAAACTTTATGATCAATATTGGTATCTTTTCAAAAGCTCCTAGACATAGAAAAGTTGACGAACTTGTTTTGAACATGCAATATAAAGCATTAAATGCATAACGtttcaaacaacaaaagtaaaaaagaaaaggacatATTTGTCAGCATGCATTTATACTCTACTTTGTGCAAATGCCTATTACAAGTATCCACCTGCTCCATTGTGAACAAGTCAGGAGTGGACGTTAGaaacaaagaagacattcatAAAATGTTCTCTCTATCAAAAGTCGAGCTGAAGAGATCGTACAACATAATTTTGATATAGTATTGCAAAAATCATGCTTACTCTCACACATTGACTTCAACCTATGACTATTGTAACGCCCTAATTTCTAGGGTGTCACGAGTTATTCAAAATCCCTAAATTTCAACTTTCTATCATAGCAcgaaaacatattttttcaaaaaccataatatttaaacatgcataatttattCGAAGTATATGAGTTCCAAAAGACTTTtccaattacattattcatATAATGGAAATAACGAATGAAGTAAAATAACTATAACTACATtgtattaaatttaacaaaaatagcTTTCATTAAAAATCCCAAGTTTGTTCCTTGCCATCTCTCGAATCTATTATGCCTCAGCACCATCTACAACATCATTTGTTCACGTATaccacattatacgatcatccctgataatttcattcacaacacacaaacacaaacatgtatggggtaaactaccgataaaacaatcataataatagtAAGATATAAAACACTGAATCAACCATAAACCATCCAATACCCAATgctaataacaataatattccTAATCCTCTATCATGACAACTTAATCATAATGAATTACTTAATTCTCGATCCTCGATCCTTGATTCATTGACCATTGATGTCATTACTAACATCTTACACATAAATCTttggtctatccactcattaACACATGTTataactacttactataaccattatagtaacaccactatcaacataacatTACTTGGAGCATCTCaaataccatgatcatcattatagatacaccaccatcacGACTATTCCAGTCATGAataacaccatgagcatcaccgtTCCATGAACACCCTAGTGGAAAAAGTCAATCTCACTCCTATACCTTACCTCACCCGCTTGTAATCACTCCTACATACCAATCTGTAGCTTCCCCTACAGATATGTTCGAGTAGTCCCATAATCCAGCTAAGAAACATGTAATCCTGCCACACAAGGAAACACCATCACCCCCACAAAAGGAAAGCTCAATACCCGAACAACCATTCCTTTCCACACAAGGAAAAAGCAAGCACCTATCCACAGATAGAACCAGTATTTACTAGGTACAACTAGTAGACCTATCCTCCACTCTCATGTTCATCAACCACATACTCAGATACACCCTAACACTCACTCATGCTCCAACCTCAATCATACGTCAAACAtgaccctaaacataaccatTAATCTTATTCTTTGATTATCATAACATTCTACAGCTCCTCAAGCTTGGTCcacgtccattcttcatcaaaacaccgtgataatcgattataataattgataataaattattcccGAAACGTTCATAATTACCCAAAACTACACTGTGATCATTGATTATCgcttatgataatcaattatttcagtgGTTCTACACACATCCATCGAGCtacaaatcaaacataaaagGTGAACGTTAGGGACAAAGGAGATATTCACAAAATGTTCTTCTCCTGAAGCCATACCCAAAAGGaacgtacaacctacttcaagcaagGTACTGAAAAAACATGTCTACTTTGACAAGTTGACTTACCTAACAGCTGTTATacgaagaagaaagagaaaacacgAGTATCAAGACTAAAAGCTCAAGTCTAACGGACAAATATTCAcgaagcctttaaatagaagagctttcgaaaataaaattaagaggaTAACTTAAGAGGATAGCCAAGTGAGAAGCTTACAACAAAACATTCGTCTATAAGCATTCAAgagaaaagaaagcaaaaagctcaagaaaaagaatgagTCTAAgctgaagaagagaaaagagaagagaatagaaaaagagaaaagaaatccTCTCAAACTTCATTATTGTATTGCTTACTATTTTAagagaaaagacaaaaacatcTGAGAGTGTTAGACTGCTTTGTATTGTAATCAAATCCTCTTTACGAGAGATATAGTCTGAACTACTTGTAAGAAatcgttgattgcaattctaaagagaattaaaatacttacaacTGAACTCAATTTGAGTTGAGGAATCTTAGCAAGGTTGTTAAGTACCGGGAGTGGTTCGAATACTCAAGTAAATATAGGCTAGGGTTGCTGAGTATCgggagtggtgctaatactccaAGAAAATCTCAACTAGGGTTGTTGAGTACCAAGAGTGACGCATATACTCAAAGACCAGGAGTGAtgctaatactcatttgtaatcgtGTGAAGATTATGGTGGAACCCTCTGTGGAGGAGATTAGACGTAGCTTAGTTGGAGCAAACCACTATAAAAACACTTGTgcaattatctcttctcttaTCTAAACGATCCTCTTACAAAAACACATGTGTTGATGATTGTAATGACGATGATGCTCCAAAGGAAT
Protein-coding sequences here:
- the LOC108319785 gene encoding protein CHLORORESPIRATORY REDUCTION 42, chloroplastic, whose product is MAFSFSSCAITKPFLGVQERRLNCEVLKKNDVSALIKCSSKESSELPEKGSKLGIGSPIIFIEAPKMIKTAATMPCLRVNTGQVKAGDVGRIISRKPKDVWAVRLRIGTYLIDGKYFKPLDLAESN